In Bdellovibrionales bacterium, the following proteins share a genomic window:
- the rplK gene encoding 50S ribosomal protein L11: MAKKVTGQIKLQIPAGKANPAPPVGPALGQHGVNIMEFCKQFNAKTQKSGDTVIPVIITVYQDRSFSFITKTPPVSVLLKKAAKLTSGSKMPQKEKVGNVTMAQIKEIAEIKIPDLNCMTVDSAMSQIIGTAKSMGLEVK, translated from the coding sequence ATGGCAAAAAAAGTTACAGGCCAAATTAAGTTGCAGATTCCGGCAGGGAAAGCCAATCCGGCTCCTCCCGTTGGACCGGCGCTCGGACAGCACGGGGTTAACATCATGGAGTTCTGTAAGCAGTTTAATGCGAAAACACAGAAATCCGGTGATACAGTTATCCCTGTCATTATTACGGTATACCAGGACCGGTCTTTTAGTTTTATCACTAAAACCCCCCCCGTTTCCGTTCTTTTGAAAAAGGCAGCCAAGTTGACGAGCGGATCAAAGATGCCACAAAAGGAAAAGGTTGGGAATGTAACCATGGCTCAGATTAAAGAAATCGCTGAGATAAAAATACCAGACTTGAACTGCATGACAGTTGATTCTGCGATGTCTCAAATTATTGGAACGGCGAAGAGCATGGGCTTAGAAGTTAAATAG
- the nusG gene encoding transcription termination/antitermination protein NusG: MDKKWYIVNTHTGCEATAKASIEKRIKDLAMAELFGEILIPSENVVELVKGKKATRSRKFFPGYIFVNMSLNDETWHLVKGSAKVTGFVGGSSKSLRPPEVPEAEVLRIARQIETGVEKAKPRVSFDPGESVTVIDGPFSNFNGTIEEVNEEKGKVKVLVSIFGRPTPVELDYIQVEKA, from the coding sequence GTGGATAAGAAGTGGTACATAGTCAATACCCATACCGGGTGCGAAGCAACTGCCAAGGCCTCAATTGAAAAGCGAATTAAGGATTTGGCGATGGCAGAACTCTTTGGTGAGATACTTATCCCATCGGAAAATGTTGTTGAATTGGTTAAGGGAAAGAAGGCGACTCGTTCGCGCAAATTTTTTCCTGGGTATATCTTTGTGAATATGAGCCTGAATGATGAAACTTGGCATTTGGTAAAGGGGTCAGCAAAGGTCACTGGGTTTGTCGGAGGTAGTTCAAAGAGCCTTCGTCCTCCCGAAGTTCCAGAGGCTGAAGTGCTTCGGATCGCTCGTCAAATTGAGACAGGCGTTGAAAAAGCAAAGCCGAGAGTTTCCTTTGATCCCGGTGAGTCTGTGACAGTTATCGATGGTCCTTTTAGTAATTTTAACGGGACGATCGAAGAAGTGAATGAGGAGAAAGGCAAGGTCAAAGTGCTGGTCAGTATTTTTGGTCGCCCAACTCCGGTTGAATTGGATTACATTCAGGTTGAGAAGGCCTGA